Proteins found in one Sporosarcina jeotgali genomic segment:
- a CDS encoding LacI family DNA-binding transcriptional regulator — translation MATIKDVSKLAGVSVATVSRYLNKNGYVSKEAAATISAVIDKLNYRPNNIARSLAGMKTATIGLMVPDILNPFFPELARSIEDAANEYGYTVMLCNTDNDSLKEQKYIDTLLQKQVDGIIISSYTIEPEHLNGLQKQSIPVVLMDNVFSNDSVVSFTVENRRGGELAVEHLLTQGCSKIAHICGPLTITSSRERTAGFEDASRRTDWFTPSLIGYSDFTVNGGYSTMKELLALHPNLDGVFASNDLMAAGALKALQEAGKRVPRDVKVIGFDGIGLEMITPELSTIAQPIYELGKTAMDSLVGLIRKEPDIVTDRVFPVTLIAKQSTMNE, via the coding sequence ATGGCTACCATTAAAGATGTAAGCAAGTTAGCAGGTGTTTCAGTAGCAACCGTTTCCCGATACTTGAACAAGAACGGCTATGTCAGTAAAGAAGCGGCAGCTACCATCTCAGCAGTCATTGATAAGCTCAATTATCGGCCGAATAATATCGCAAGAAGTCTTGCGGGGATGAAAACCGCGACAATCGGTTTGATGGTCCCCGATATTTTGAATCCTTTTTTCCCTGAGCTCGCCCGCTCAATCGAAGATGCTGCAAACGAATACGGCTACACGGTCATGTTGTGCAATACAGATAACGACTCGTTGAAAGAACAAAAGTACATAGACACACTGCTTCAAAAACAAGTCGATGGAATCATTATTTCTTCCTATACAATCGAGCCCGAGCATTTAAACGGACTGCAAAAACAGTCCATCCCTGTCGTCCTCATGGACAATGTGTTTTCCAATGACTCCGTCGTTTCCTTTACCGTTGAAAACCGGCGCGGCGGTGAATTGGCCGTCGAGCATTTACTGACGCAGGGATGCTCGAAAATTGCTCATATATGCGGGCCCCTGACGATTACTTCATCCCGGGAACGAACCGCCGGCTTTGAGGATGCTAGCCGCAGGACGGACTGGTTTACCCCGAGTTTGATCGGCTATAGTGATTTCACCGTTAATGGCGGCTATTCCACAATGAAAGAGCTGCTGGCGCTTCATCCGAATTTAGACGGTGTGTTTGCAAGCAACGACTTAATGGCTGCAGGTGCGCTGAAAGCCTTGCAAGAAGCAGGGAAACGCGTTCCCCGAGACGTGAAAGTGATCGGTTTTGATGGAATCGGGTTAGAGATGATAACACCGGAACTTTCAACGATTGCCCAGCCGATATACGAACTCGGCAAAACCGCGATGGATTCGCTGGTCGGGTTAATCCGAAAAGAACCGGACATCGTTACCGACCGAGTCTTTCCAGTCACCCTGATTGCCAAACAATCTACAATGAATGAATAA
- a CDS encoding NupC/NupG family nucleoside CNT transporter has protein sequence MNILTGLLGCLVILFVAFLLSDNKRKINYRVVVIGVAMQIFFGYLVLKSSGGRAVIEKFSGGIQNVIHYGNEGLAFVFGSLADSSAPTGFIFGIRVAAMAIFVTALISLLYHFGIMQFFVRIVGGGLAKILGTSKPESLTAASNIFLGLQEAPVIIKPYIKTLTRSELFAVMVGGLASVAGGTMLAYAALGIPINYLLSASFMAAPAGLVFAKILIPETEVPKNVVDDEPKELIGEGGVKPGAIDAVTKGAAEGLKMAGLIIAMLIAFISLLAMANGILGGIGGWFGHPDISLQQIFGYIFSPLAFAMGVPWSEAMTAGNLLGQKVILNEMVAFTSFQPMIEALSDKTVAILTFSLCGFANIGSLGILIASMTAFAENQRAVVAKLGFKAVIAGTLANLMSGTIAGMFM, from the coding sequence ATGAATATCCTAACTGGCTTACTTGGGTGCCTCGTCATCCTTTTCGTTGCTTTTTTGCTCTCGGACAACAAACGCAAAATCAATTACCGCGTCGTAGTAATTGGGGTTGCCATGCAAATTTTCTTTGGTTATCTCGTCTTAAAGTCTTCAGGCGGACGAGCAGTAATTGAAAAGTTTTCTGGCGGTATCCAAAACGTGATCCATTACGGAAATGAAGGACTCGCATTCGTCTTTGGAAGTCTGGCGGATTCATCCGCTCCGACAGGTTTCATCTTCGGAATCCGGGTGGCAGCAATGGCGATTTTCGTCACTGCGCTCATTTCTCTGCTTTACCACTTTGGAATTATGCAATTTTTCGTCCGGATTGTCGGCGGAGGATTGGCGAAAATTCTAGGAACAAGCAAGCCGGAATCCCTTACTGCAGCCTCTAACATTTTCTTAGGGCTTCAAGAAGCACCGGTTATTATTAAGCCATACATTAAAACATTAACACGATCAGAATTGTTCGCTGTCATGGTTGGCGGACTCGCATCAGTAGCAGGCGGAACGATGCTCGCATACGCAGCACTCGGTATCCCGATCAATTATTTGCTGTCAGCAAGTTTCATGGCAGCTCCGGCAGGTCTCGTGTTTGCGAAAATCTTAATTCCTGAAACAGAAGTTCCGAAAAACGTTGTAGATGATGAGCCGAAAGAATTGATTGGCGAAGGCGGAGTGAAGCCAGGCGCAATCGATGCAGTCACAAAAGGTGCCGCTGAAGGATTGAAAATGGCAGGGCTGATTATTGCGATGCTGATTGCATTCATTTCACTTCTAGCTATGGCGAACGGAATTCTTGGCGGAATCGGTGGCTGGTTCGGTCATCCAGACATTTCACTTCAGCAGATTTTCGGATACATCTTCTCACCACTGGCGTTCGCAATGGGCGTGCCTTGGTCTGAAGCAATGACAGCAGGTAACTTGCTCGGTCAAAAAGTAATCTTGAACGAGATGGTCGCATTCACATCATTCCAGCCAATGATTGAAGCGCTGTCGGATAAAACCGTCGCAATCCTGACATTCTCGTTATGTGGATTCGCGAACATCGGATCCCTCGGAATCCTGATTGCCAGCATGACCGCATTTGCTGAAAACCAGCGCGCAGTTGTTGCGAAACTCGGTTTCAAAGCAGTCATCGCAGGTACGCTCGCAAACCTGATGAGCGGTACAATCGCTGGTATGTTTATGTAA
- a CDS encoding PstS family phosphate ABC transporter substrate-binding protein — MAAFLSATLLVILVVITFVAFIIATLNGTAYHIPLIIVFPTVLFLGVSLSLHKFFTTRKRIFTFLGIGSIALAITGYVPFREAYTESIPKVDEEANPTFYEPYREDSKLARLETPASLKLQESLPKLDGDTWLYPMYAAFAEAVYPEGHYPSYSDGGLVMEDSRGEAFTHLIEGKADLIFTSTPMKWQYEKAKKAGLELSVTPIGKEAFVFFVNGKNPVQNMTAQQIRKIYAGNIVNWKEVSGNDMPIIAYQRKASSRSQKAIEQFMEGTPLMKPATEDEFADGHGTVQQQSEYHNYKNAIGFSYRFTTLELMEKHKIKLLKIDGVAPTNDSIRSGEYPLVRDIYAVTAGTDNPNVQPFIDWIVSEEGQQLLEKSGYVSLRNGD, encoded by the coding sequence TTGGCTGCTTTTTTATCAGCAACGCTGCTCGTTATACTCGTCGTTATAACTTTTGTTGCTTTCATAATTGCGACGCTAAATGGAACGGCGTATCACATTCCTTTAATCATAGTATTTCCGACAGTTTTATTCTTAGGAGTTTCCTTATCCTTACATAAATTTTTCACGACGCGAAAGAGGATCTTCACCTTCCTCGGCATCGGCAGCATTGCTCTGGCAATTACCGGCTATGTGCCATTTCGGGAAGCATACACGGAAAGCATTCCGAAAGTAGATGAAGAAGCGAATCCAACTTTTTACGAACCATATCGAGAGGATTCTAAACTTGCACGGCTTGAAACACCTGCATCGTTAAAACTTCAGGAGTCATTGCCGAAATTGGATGGTGACACTTGGTTGTACCCTATGTATGCCGCTTTTGCAGAAGCTGTTTACCCTGAAGGGCATTATCCTTCGTATAGCGATGGCGGTCTCGTCATGGAAGATAGCAGAGGGGAAGCGTTTACCCATTTAATTGAAGGCAAGGCAGATCTGATTTTCACAAGCACCCCTATGAAATGGCAATATGAAAAAGCAAAAAAGGCAGGGCTTGAACTGTCAGTGACGCCTATTGGAAAAGAAGCATTCGTCTTTTTCGTGAACGGAAAAAATCCGGTGCAAAACATGACGGCTCAGCAAATCCGGAAGATTTATGCAGGAAATATAGTTAACTGGAAAGAAGTAAGTGGGAATGACATGCCGATTATCGCATATCAGCGGAAAGCGAGCAGCAGGAGTCAGAAGGCGATAGAGCAATTTATGGAAGGTACACCGCTGATGAAACCTGCGACTGAGGACGAGTTTGCAGATGGCCACGGTACCGTTCAGCAACAATCTGAGTACCATAACTATAAAAACGCAATTGGATTTTCCTATCGATTTACAACGTTGGAATTAATGGAAAAGCATAAAATCAAGCTGCTTAAAATAGACGGAGTAGCTCCGACAAACGACTCAATCCGATCAGGTGAATACCCGCTAGTCCGTGATATTTATGCCGTTACAGCTGGCACGGATAATCCGAATGTTCAGCCGTTCATCGACTGGATTGTATCAGAAGAAGGGCAGCAGCTGTTAGAGAAATCAGGCTACGTATCGTTGCGGAATGGGGACTGA
- a CDS encoding GNAT family N-acetyltransferase, with amino-acid sequence MLTAKQLKGIQQLQQQCEQYDTIELKLNWEMLRERTDDSLDFFVFRDEELIAYLALYGFGSTVEVCGMVTPEERRNGHFTKLWHEAQQVIEDKGFKKVLFNAPGTSESAKGWMSVQPCDYSFSEFHMHWHAKELSETADIALRTAVPEDKSFETALDAEAFSLSLEDAESYYSERLSRVKEQRYIIESGGTALGKIRVTRSYNESYISGFAILADFRGKGYGGQALQWIVQHEIPTGNTIKLDVETKNENALKLYERIGFVQQERQDYYEVLRNLAVK; translated from the coding sequence ATGCTGACAGCAAAACAACTTAAAGGAATCCAGCAGTTACAACAGCAATGTGAGCAATACGACACGATTGAACTGAAATTAAATTGGGAGATGCTTCGGGAACGGACAGATGATTCACTGGATTTCTTTGTTTTTAGGGATGAAGAACTCATTGCCTACTTAGCGCTATACGGATTCGGTTCCACAGTTGAAGTTTGCGGCATGGTGACTCCGGAAGAACGCAGAAATGGACACTTCACAAAACTCTGGCATGAAGCGCAGCAAGTGATTGAAGATAAAGGATTCAAGAAGGTGTTATTCAATGCACCCGGAACTTCAGAATCCGCGAAAGGATGGATGTCAGTACAGCCGTGTGACTATTCGTTTTCCGAGTTCCATATGCATTGGCATGCGAAAGAATTGTCGGAAACGGCAGACATCGCATTGAGAACGGCCGTCCCGGAAGACAAATCGTTTGAAACTGCATTGGATGCAGAAGCGTTTTCGCTTTCATTAGAAGATGCGGAATCTTATTACAGTGAGCGCTTATCGCGTGTTAAAGAACAACGCTATATTATAGAATCAGGCGGAACCGCGCTCGGCAAAATTCGAGTAACCCGCAGTTACAATGAATCCTACATTTCTGGATTTGCAATCCTCGCCGATTTCAGAGGTAAAGGCTATGGCGGTCAGGCGCTGCAATGGATTGTTCAACATGAAATCCCGACTGGAAATACCATTAAATTAGATGTCGAAACTAAAAATGAAAACGCATTGAAGTTGTATGAGAGAATCGGATTTGTGCAACAAGAACGGCAAGATTATTATGAAGTACTCCGCAACTTAGCAGTCAAATAG
- a CDS encoding sulfite exporter TauE/SafE family protein: MEYILLFFIALVAMMLGTLAGGGGLITMPAMLLMGIPIHSVIGASKISTTFSSFTTFLTVLLKKEITLRESWWILPVSLTAGTLGGITATHIPESALYKLAIVLLVGAFFTSFLSKADFAGQATLQPSKTGVAGLVGIGLYDGLFGPGQGTLLLYLFNQLRISYMRSIGFVRLASFSSGLGAAISYIAMGKIIWPIAFVLVLGSLSGAQIGVRIAEKLNPQHVRILLRLVIVGLIVQLVVKAILK, encoded by the coding sequence ATGGAATACATTTTGCTCTTTTTTATAGCGCTGGTTGCAATGATGCTTGGAACGCTTGCAGGGGGCGGTGGACTTATTACGATGCCCGCGATGCTGCTAATGGGAATTCCAATCCATTCTGTAATCGGAGCCAGTAAAATCTCCACGACTTTCAGTTCCTTCACTACGTTTCTAACCGTTTTATTGAAAAAAGAGATTACTCTTCGCGAATCATGGTGGATTTTACCAGTCTCCCTGACAGCAGGGACATTGGGCGGAATTACCGCAACCCATATTCCAGAGTCCGCACTTTATAAACTTGCGATTGTCTTGCTGGTCGGTGCATTTTTTACATCATTTCTATCGAAAGCAGACTTTGCGGGACAAGCGACACTGCAGCCTTCGAAAACCGGCGTCGCTGGATTGGTCGGCATCGGGCTATACGATGGTTTATTCGGCCCGGGGCAAGGTACGCTTCTGCTCTATTTGTTCAATCAATTACGGATTTCCTACATGCGCTCAATAGGATTTGTTCGGCTCGCTTCGTTTTCTAGCGGGTTAGGAGCTGCCATCAGCTATATCGCGATGGGGAAAATTATTTGGCCGATTGCATTCGTACTTGTCTTAGGCTCTTTATCCGGCGCTCAAATCGGAGTGCGCATTGCAGAAAAACTGAACCCGCAACACGTTCGTATTCTATTGCGCTTAGTCATTGTCGGCTTGATTGTCCAGCTGGTTGTGAAAGCCATTTTAAAATAA
- the rsgA gene encoding ribosome small subunit-dependent GTPase A, which produces MNTLQNYGWNELHQLNWNEQKHDFKSSNCTAGRVILEHKHMYRVITEHGEWLSVCSGSLLHHALDRRDYPAVGDWVAIEQMPGEERGIIHSILPRTSIFSRKTAGDSMSEQLIAVNVDIVFLVTSMNDDFNIRRLERYLVAAFDSGAVPVIVLTKADLSDTPDDFINQARDIAFGTDVLAVSSKTGAGIDQLTTLLKGGKTAALLGSSGVGKSSLVNAICGDQTMTVQTIREDDAKGRHTTTHRELMPLPAGGVLIDTPGMREFQLWNDSEDIEGSFSDIDALSESCKFNDCSHRSEPGCAISQALSNGSLAEDRFASYLKLQREIAYLDRKTDAQAQSAERKRWKALTKSQRK; this is translated from the coding sequence TTGAACACACTGCAAAATTACGGTTGGAACGAACTTCACCAACTGAATTGGAATGAACAGAAACACGACTTCAAATCAAGCAACTGCACAGCTGGACGCGTGATTTTAGAACACAAACATATGTATCGGGTTATAACTGAACACGGCGAGTGGCTTTCTGTCTGCTCTGGATCTTTACTCCATCACGCACTCGACCGAAGAGATTATCCTGCCGTCGGTGACTGGGTCGCAATTGAACAAATGCCAGGCGAAGAACGCGGGATCATTCATTCGATTCTTCCGAGAACTTCCATTTTTTCTCGTAAAACTGCAGGAGACTCCATGTCTGAACAGCTGATTGCAGTCAATGTCGATATCGTATTTCTGGTCACTTCCATGAATGATGATTTCAACATTCGAAGACTGGAACGGTACTTGGTCGCAGCCTTTGACTCGGGGGCAGTTCCAGTTATTGTACTGACAAAAGCAGATCTGAGTGATACTCCTGATGATTTCATCAACCAAGCACGCGACATTGCATTCGGCACTGATGTACTCGCTGTCAGCAGTAAAACGGGTGCCGGAATTGATCAGCTCACAACTTTGCTTAAAGGCGGGAAAACCGCGGCTTTACTAGGCTCATCAGGTGTCGGGAAGTCATCGTTAGTCAACGCAATCTGCGGGGATCAGACCATGACAGTCCAAACAATCCGGGAAGATGATGCCAAAGGACGACATACAACAACTCACCGCGAACTTATGCCGCTCCCTGCAGGCGGCGTCTTAATAGACACACCCGGTATGCGGGAATTTCAATTATGGAACGACAGCGAGGATATTGAAGGCAGTTTTTCAGATATTGACGCACTTTCCGAGTCATGCAAATTCAATGACTGCAGCCATAGATCCGAGCCGGGATGTGCCATTTCACAAGCGTTAAGTAACGGTTCTCTTGCGGAAGACCGTTTCGCCAGCTACCTTAAATTGCAGCGGGAAATCGCATACTTGGATCGAAAAACGGATGCACAAGCACAATCTGCTGAACGAAAACGATGGAAAGCTCTTACAAAATCCCAGCGTAAATGA
- a CDS encoding IS1096 element passenger TnpR family protein → MKSYIVNITMVHVEPAVRRRVIMPAGATFNRLHEMIQLMTNFESYHTDRPYHFFEVEVDGLCITDNPVQREELKHSKTLIPKLPTRVKIDEYLEKHKQLMYTYDFGDDWRFSIDLEEIAEDYHFGFPTLLDGEGTAPPEDVGGPPGYSSFLAIMNDPSHPEHDHMKQWVSSARYHSYDKDRINDMLKLVKYKKTEWDHIHHKNYMVISDPYRESELSEEQAAAKAEKPAPKKQVNHGLNSAQQEDIELYIKAMTRLYGMVQFEQVVTLYNIQNEDQLTVKNLQDFLTSDKVASSLKKEDILFKDSVFLGPKLAGIVPEQFVRETIEKPYYQPPKEQLLRYADPGYYDQTPELVHLEKLFQKENIPQIQIDRMLHTFMTGLSMWHANFMEVIGRLMAQAGRLPEERVKQIVPVAINVANAVRLIENRGHTPQEMFELERSDVQPLTEQPDAPEVKVGRNDPCPCGSGKKYKKCCGR, encoded by the coding sequence ATGAAGTCTTATATCGTAAACATTACAATGGTTCATGTAGAACCTGCTGTCAGGCGAAGAGTGATCATGCCTGCAGGCGCGACGTTCAATCGTCTCCATGAAATGATTCAGCTAATGACAAACTTTGAGAGTTACCATACGGATCGGCCGTATCACTTTTTTGAAGTTGAGGTTGATGGATTGTGCATAACAGACAATCCAGTTCAGCGAGAAGAACTTAAGCACTCTAAAACACTCATTCCTAAGCTTCCGACGCGGGTGAAAATTGATGAATATTTGGAGAAACACAAGCAATTGATGTACACATATGATTTTGGAGATGACTGGCGCTTCTCGATTGACCTCGAAGAAATTGCAGAAGATTATCACTTCGGTTTCCCGACTTTGCTTGACGGGGAAGGAACAGCTCCTCCAGAAGACGTCGGAGGGCCGCCGGGATATTCCTCATTCCTGGCTATCATGAATGATCCCTCACATCCCGAGCATGATCATATGAAGCAATGGGTATCCAGTGCGAGATATCACTCTTATGATAAAGATCGAATCAATGACATGCTGAAATTAGTTAAATATAAGAAAACGGAATGGGATCATATTCATCATAAAAATTACATGGTTATTAGCGACCCGTATCGCGAATCTGAACTGTCAGAGGAGCAAGCAGCGGCTAAAGCTGAAAAACCAGCTCCCAAAAAGCAAGTAAACCATGGACTGAATTCTGCGCAGCAAGAAGATATAGAGCTTTATATTAAAGCGATGACCCGGTTATATGGAATGGTCCAGTTTGAACAAGTGGTTACTCTGTATAACATTCAAAATGAAGACCAGCTTACAGTTAAGAACTTGCAAGATTTCCTGACATCGGACAAGGTAGCCTCAAGCCTGAAAAAAGAAGATATTCTATTTAAAGATTCCGTTTTCCTTGGTCCGAAGCTCGCAGGAATCGTTCCTGAACAATTTGTCAGGGAAACCATTGAGAAACCGTATTATCAGCCTCCAAAAGAACAGCTGCTTCGCTATGCGGACCCTGGGTATTATGATCAAACACCTGAATTGGTTCATTTGGAAAAGTTATTCCAGAAGGAAAACATTCCTCAGATTCAAATTGATCGGATGCTCCATACGTTCATGACGGGATTATCGATGTGGCATGCGAATTTCATGGAAGTCATCGGACGACTGATGGCGCAGGCAGGCCGCTTGCCTGAAGAGCGTGTGAAACAAATCGTTCCTGTTGCTATTAATGTTGCGAATGCGGTCCGTCTTATTGAAAACAGAGGGCATACCCCTCAAGAGATGTTTGAATTGGAACGTTCTGACGTGCAACCGTTGACGGAGCAGCCTGATGCACCCGAAGTCAAAGTCGGACGCAACGACCCGTGCCCATGCGGCAGCGGGAAGAAGTATAAGAAATGCTGCGGACGTTAA
- a CDS encoding aminotransferase class V-fold PLP-dependent enzyme, with product MNQHQALKQTFEHARTYFPSLGNTYKGRPVLFFDNSAGTQVPQFVIDRVTDYYIHRNAQKGTIFARTAEMQQTIVDARQLAADLVGAADHTEIAFGQNATNFFHLYAHHLGRDLRAGDHIIITEADHHANVNPWLELAERDIHVHVWNVDSQGNLDFDHYEKLLALKPKIVAAGWASNATGTIHDMKRITAMAHEAGALVVADGVQAASHIAMDVKAAGVDFAAFSTYKIFGPHMGFGYINRDRLERLEGWRIQKELGKDAYFFEVGSQNHEGIEGFIGSMEYLTRLTKDAEANGLVLDEALFGILRPSRRNIAGAMHFAHLYEQQLTNHFLANLAEAEGVILYGKNAAHADERLPVFSFNIEGIETDMLGHALNDAGVEARTGNYLAINLMKRLAAPFGGSALRISLVHYNTVEEIDRFFNILSNVIQQLKSRVH from the coding sequence ATGAACCAGCATCAGGCACTCAAACAAACATTTGAACACGCGCGCACCTACTTCCCCAGTCTTGGGAACACGTATAAAGGCCGTCCAGTCCTTTTTTTCGACAACTCCGCGGGGACACAAGTGCCGCAATTCGTCATTGACCGTGTCACGGACTATTACATCCATCGGAATGCGCAGAAAGGGACCATTTTTGCTCGTACAGCAGAGATGCAGCAAACCATTGTCGATGCCCGGCAGCTCGCTGCAGATTTAGTCGGTGCAGCAGATCATACTGAGATTGCATTCGGTCAGAATGCAACAAACTTCTTCCATTTGTATGCACATCATCTTGGAAGAGACTTGCGTGCAGGGGACCATATTATCATTACAGAAGCGGATCATCACGCAAATGTGAATCCATGGCTGGAGCTGGCAGAACGAGATATTCACGTTCACGTATGGAATGTCGATTCACAAGGAAACTTGGATTTTGATCACTATGAAAAACTGCTGGCGCTGAAACCGAAAATCGTTGCAGCAGGATGGGCGTCAAATGCGACCGGAACCATTCATGACATGAAACGAATTACAGCAATGGCACATGAAGCAGGCGCACTTGTTGTGGCGGATGGTGTGCAAGCCGCCAGTCATATTGCAATGGATGTAAAGGCAGCAGGTGTCGACTTTGCAGCATTTTCAACCTACAAAATTTTCGGTCCTCACATGGGATTCGGATATATAAACAGAGATCGGCTCGAACGGCTGGAGGGCTGGCGGATTCAGAAAGAATTGGGGAAAGACGCCTATTTCTTTGAAGTCGGCTCGCAAAACCATGAAGGGATCGAAGGGTTCATCGGCTCGATGGAATACTTAACACGACTAACAAAAGATGCAGAAGCCAATGGGCTTGTATTAGATGAGGCCTTGTTTGGAATCTTACGTCCAAGCCGCCGTAACATTGCCGGTGCCATGCATTTCGCTCATTTGTATGAACAGCAGCTCACCAATCACTTCCTCGCTAACCTTGCAGAAGCAGAAGGTGTTATCTTATATGGAAAGAACGCAGCACATGCAGATGAACGGCTGCCCGTGTTCTCGTTCAATATCGAAGGAATTGAAACGGATATGCTTGGTCATGCCTTGAACGATGCGGGTGTCGAAGCGAGGACTGGGAACTATTTAGCGATTAACCTTATGAAGCGATTAGCTGCACCATTTGGAGGAAGCGCGCTTCGGATCAGTCTCGTCCATTACAATACAGTCGAGGAAATCGATCGATTCTTCAACATTTTATCCAACGTAATTCAACAATTGAAATCGCGTGTTCACTAA
- a CDS encoding ankyrin repeat domain-containing protein produces MEGNTSLIDAVQQGNHQLISQLLEQHADIEATDEIGRTALMMAVQRNDVDAVAQLLVAGSDPNHRDTTELTPFICAGANGFTASLKLMAAAGADVASVNRFGGTALLPASEKGYLHTVEACLAVGVPIDHVNHLGWSALLEAVILGDGGRLYTDVVQTLHDAGASAHLQDFDGRSAVHYADEQKQNRVLEILTETLEDPQHPAVMEAKAFTADGDWSAASQTIQSALESDGDNLDLLYYAGYFLSLQGRCKESLEHYSRALEVAPDALEFYFYTAGCYRLMNQAEDALQEFDKGAALALENPFFLYHKSNYLRELGRHEEAIGVMEELVRRHPERYDFWFHTANSLRSLGRHEDAIKAIEYAIELQPNNSLYAKHKAQSEHLLANN; encoded by the coding sequence ATGGAAGGAAACACCTCGTTGATAGATGCAGTCCAGCAAGGGAACCATCAGCTGATTTCACAATTACTCGAACAGCATGCAGATATTGAGGCGACGGATGAAATAGGAAGAACTGCGCTCATGATGGCGGTCCAGCGCAATGACGTAGATGCAGTTGCCCAATTGCTTGTGGCTGGCAGTGATCCCAATCATCGTGATACCACAGAGTTAACACCTTTCATTTGCGCTGGCGCGAATGGGTTTACAGCGTCTTTGAAGCTGATGGCTGCAGCAGGTGCAGATGTAGCCAGTGTGAACCGTTTTGGCGGAACCGCATTGCTGCCTGCTTCTGAAAAAGGGTATCTACATACTGTAGAAGCCTGTTTAGCAGTTGGTGTTCCAATTGATCATGTGAATCATCTGGGGTGGTCTGCATTACTGGAAGCAGTGATTCTAGGTGATGGCGGAAGGTTGTATACGGATGTGGTGCAGACGCTGCACGATGCAGGTGCTTCTGCTCATCTACAAGACTTCGATGGCAGGTCAGCAGTCCATTACGCAGATGAACAGAAGCAGAATCGCGTTCTGGAAATCCTGACAGAGACATTGGAAGATCCTCAGCATCCCGCGGTAATGGAAGCGAAGGCTTTTACAGCGGATGGTGACTGGTCAGCAGCCTCACAAACGATTCAGTCCGCACTGGAGTCAGACGGGGATAACTTGGACTTGCTGTATTACGCTGGTTATTTCCTGTCTCTGCAAGGCCGCTGCAAGGAATCACTTGAACACTATAGCCGGGCTTTGGAAGTTGCACCGGATGCGCTGGAGTTCTATTTTTACACAGCAGGATGTTACCGTCTGATGAACCAAGCAGAAGATGCGCTGCAAGAATTCGACAAAGGGGCTGCATTAGCGCTCGAAAATCCCTTCTTCCTCTATCACAAGTCGAATTACTTACGGGAACTCGGCAGGCACGAAGAAGCCATTGGAGTAATGGAAGAGCTTGTTCGAAGACATCCTGAACGCTATGATTTCTGGTTCCATACTGCGAACAGTTTACGCTCGCTGGGTCGTCACGAAGATGCGATCAAGGCGATTGAATACGCGATTGAATTACAGCCGAACAATTCCCTTTATGCGAAACACAAGGCTCAATCTGAGCATTTGTTAGCAAATAACTAA